A portion of the Flavobacterium limnophilum genome contains these proteins:
- the hisS gene encoding histidine--tRNA ligase translates to MASKPSIPKGTRDFSPAEVAKRQYIIATIKSNFEKFGFQPIETPSFENSETLMGKYGEEGDRLIFKILNSGDYLAKADATLLQNKESNKLTSNISEKALRYDLTVPFARYVVQHQSEIEFPFKRYQIQPVWRADRPQKGRFREFFQCDADVVGSKSLWQEVELVQLYDSVFTQLGLEGVTIKINNRKILSGIAEVIGAKDKLIDFTVALDKLDKIGEDGVKKEMIEKGIAESAIEKVQPLFNFTGTISEKIEKLSALLAESEEGLKGVEELRFICDNVTSLGLNKAVLDLDVTLARGLNYYTGAIFEVAAPKTVSMGSIGGGGRYDDLTGIFGLKDMSGVGISFGLDRIYLVIEELNLFPETVTSTSKALFINYGEKEAFYSMKAITKLRSFGVKVELYPDNVKVGKQFQHADKRGIPFAVITGETEMNEEKFALKNLISGEQVLLDFEGLKEALL, encoded by the coding sequence ATGGCATCAAAACCAAGCATTCCAAAAGGTACAAGAGATTTTTCACCTGCCGAGGTGGCAAAACGTCAATATATTATAGCAACCATCAAAAGTAATTTCGAGAAATTTGGTTTCCAACCCATAGAAACGCCTTCGTTTGAAAACTCCGAAACTCTGATGGGAAAATACGGAGAAGAAGGTGATCGGTTGATTTTCAAGATTTTGAATTCCGGTGATTATTTGGCGAAAGCCGATGCCACTTTATTGCAAAATAAAGAAAGCAATAAGTTGACTTCAAACATCTCCGAGAAAGCCTTGCGTTACGATTTGACCGTTCCATTTGCAAGATACGTGGTGCAACATCAAAGCGAGATTGAGTTTCCATTCAAAAGATACCAAATTCAACCCGTTTGGCGTGCCGATCGACCGCAAAAAGGACGTTTCAGGGAGTTTTTTCAATGCGATGCCGATGTTGTCGGGTCAAAATCCTTGTGGCAAGAAGTAGAATTGGTGCAATTATATGATTCGGTTTTTACCCAATTAGGTTTGGAAGGCGTCACCATTAAAATCAATAATAGAAAAATCCTTTCGGGAATTGCCGAAGTTATTGGAGCCAAAGACAAATTGATTGATTTCACGGTAGCTTTGGACAAACTCGACAAAATAGGCGAGGATGGCGTAAAAAAAGAAATGATCGAGAAAGGAATTGCAGAATCGGCAATAGAAAAAGTGCAACCGTTGTTTAATTTCACGGGAACCATTTCGGAAAAAATAGAAAAGCTTTCCGCTTTATTGGCCGAGTCCGAAGAAGGATTGAAAGGGGTGGAAGAGTTGCGATTTATTTGTGACAACGTGACAAGCCTTGGTTTGAATAAAGCTGTTTTAGATTTGGATGTGACCTTGGCTCGTGGATTGAATTATTATACCGGAGCTATTTTTGAAGTTGCGGCACCAAAAACGGTTTCGATGGGTTCCATCGGAGGTGGCGGAAGGTATGATGATTTGACCGGGATTTTTGGTTTGAAAGATATGAGTGGAGTAGGGATTTCTTTTGGATTGGACCGAATTTATTTGGTTATCGAAGAATTGAATTTGTTTCCAGAAACCGTGACTTCGACCTCAAAAGCCTTGTTTATCAATTATGGCGAAAAAGAAGCTTTTTATTCGATGAAAGCCATCACGAAATTGCGCAGTTTTGGAGTAAAAGTGGAATTGTATCCTGATAATGTAAAAGTCGGTAAACAGTTTCAACACGCAGATAAACGTGGAATTCCTTTTGCCGTAATCACTGGCGAAACCGAAATGAATGAGGAAAAATTTGCCTTGAAGAATTTAATTTCCGGGGAACAAGTTTTGCTTGATTTTGAAGGATTGAAAGAAGCTTTGTTATAA